The Hymenobacter sp. GOD-10R genome includes a window with the following:
- a CDS encoding DUF1361 domain-containing protein, producing the protein MPTSLPFAPTRQRLSLMLILGASLALSLALITIRVFVTHQLTFVFLLWNLFLALVPFGLSMMLGLAAGSLRRGLLLPVGAVWLLFFPNAPYILTDLFHLEPRPGVPYWYDLGLILSCAWNGLMLAYASLLEMQNLVRRRVGTVAGWAFVTVALVLSSFGIYLGRYLRWNSWDVLTNPLMLFYDILNRVLHPLTYPRTYGVTVLFSVFLLLGYITVRQLGQITNEEER; encoded by the coding sequence ATGCCTACTTCTCTGCCCTTCGCGCCTACACGCCAGCGCCTTAGCCTGATGTTGATCTTGGGGGCTTCGCTCGCCCTGAGCCTAGCTCTTATTACGATTCGTGTGTTTGTCACGCATCAGCTCACCTTCGTGTTTTTGCTCTGGAACCTGTTTCTGGCGCTTGTGCCCTTTGGCCTCAGCATGATGCTAGGTTTGGCGGCTGGTTCCCTGCGGCGCGGGTTGCTGCTGCCGGTTGGGGCGGTGTGGCTGCTGTTTTTCCCGAATGCGCCCTATATTCTCACCGACTTGTTTCACTTGGAGCCGCGCCCCGGCGTGCCGTATTGGTACGACCTAGGTCTTATCCTGTCCTGCGCCTGGAACGGGCTAATGCTCGCCTACGCTTCCTTGCTAGAGATGCAGAACCTAGTGCGGCGCCGAGTAGGAACAGTAGCGGGTTGGGCTTTTGTCACCGTAGCTTTGGTACTGAGTAGCTTTGGTATTTACCTAGGTCGCTACCTGCGCTGGAATAGCTGGGACGTGCTCACGAATCCGCTCATGCTCTTCTACGACATCCTCAACCGCGTGCTGCATCCACTAACGTACCCGCGCACCTACGGCGTGACGGTGTTATTCTCCGTGTTCCTGCTGCTAGGTTACATTACCGTGCGGCAGCTAGGGCAAATTACTAACGAGGAAGAAAGATAG
- a CDS encoding DUF551 domain-containing protein — translation MNTEDFERAAFEAANKEGWHFKIGEPNLSEGGLAVACYTAGYNAAVAQIEKLQAFKDYVHGRLDQQAVDAHEEQNAINGCRIGARLDDVFHALQVSVSANALLLNERKAQAWISVTELLPVDEVHNHENPFGTTLYLVARPAQAYVSAHALGYRYDGDWYIVQEGAGDEADFIDNTVTHWMPLPAAPSQKGGQDA, via the coding sequence ATGAATACCGAAGATTTCGAAAGGGCTGCTTTTGAGGCAGCCAACAAAGAAGGCTGGCACTTTAAGATAGGCGAGCCTAATCTGAGTGAAGGCGGTTTAGCCGTGGCCTGCTACACGGCTGGTTACAATGCAGCTGTTGCTCAGATTGAAAAACTCCAAGCCTTCAAAGACTACGTGCATGGTCGCCTAGATCAGCAGGCAGTTGATGCCCACGAAGAGCAGAACGCTATCAACGGCTGCCGTATTGGAGCGCGCCTAGATGATGTGTTCCATGCCTTGCAAGTAAGTGTAAGCGCCAACGCACTCTTATTAAATGAGAGGAAAGCACAGGCTTGGATATCCGTAACAGAGTTATTGCCAGTTGATGAGGTTCATAACCACGAGAACCCATTCGGCACCACCCTCTACCTAGTAGCCCGCCCCGCGCAAGCTTATGTATCAGCACACGCCCTAGGCTACCGCTATGATGGCGACTGGTACATCGTGCAAGAGGGCGCTGGTGATGAGGCTGATTTTATAGACAACACGGTCACGCACTGGATGCCGCTACCCGCTGCTCCTAGCCAGAAAGGAGGCCAAGATGCTTAG
- a CDS encoding DUF6686 family protein, protein MARFFHYNDFGYCARCPRTQHLHLCFGNLALAATLDDFFLFKEHIGAIYYKQHLNLIPKDPEERCIAVRTPAQKMAMVFTAIELAQLWEILENTALLLEVEKILADSAHG, encoded by the coding sequence ATGGCCCGGTTCTTTCATTATAACGACTTTGGCTATTGCGCGCGGTGTCCCCGCACGCAGCACTTACACCTGTGCTTTGGTAACCTAGCTCTTGCCGCCACCCTAGATGACTTTTTCCTTTTCAAAGAGCATATTGGGGCCATTTATTACAAGCAGCACCTGAACCTGATTCCCAAAGACCCTGAAGAGCGGTGTATTGCCGTGCGTACACCGGCGCAGAAGATGGCCATGGTTTTCACTGCTATCGAGCTAGCGCAGTTGTGGGAGATTCTGGAGAATACAGCCTTGCTGTTAGAAGTAGAGAAGATATTAGCAGATAGCGCGCACGGATAG
- a CDS encoding OB-fold nucleic acid binding domain-containing protein, which produces MQNLLHPKATMLVALLLASPIVYGQQTTPTKSKSTSRAAHRMAQASATTAPAPPPLPGAPADGPRPPRPGNEPGKHGPNGPNQDAGRVQVLSDFSGTLTEYTAGNEDQLYDGFALKTSAGTETVRFPRHLAQALMAAAKVGSTVTMTGFRDTDPDGHRLLHLVSLTAGNQTVRDQKPVPPTTPPAEQAATVRGTVRSLNQDPRGRTSGVVISDGTVLRLPPDAAEQLAEKLKVGATVAATGTLHSTRPGEVAARPVRVVRAETITLDGVQFLVH; this is translated from the coding sequence ATGCAAAATCTCCTGCACCCTAAGGCCACCATGCTAGTGGCCCTGCTCCTGGCTAGCCCTATCGTTTACGGCCAGCAAACTACTCCTACCAAAAGCAAAAGCACTAGTCGTGCGGCACACCGGATGGCACAAGCTTCTGCAACTACCGCTCCTGCTCCGCCCCCACTGCCTGGTGCACCAGCTGACGGTCCTCGTCCACCGCGCCCCGGCAATGAACCCGGCAAGCACGGCCCGAACGGCCCTAATCAGGACGCTGGCCGCGTGCAGGTCCTCAGTGACTTTAGTGGCACGCTGACCGAGTACACTGCTGGTAACGAAGACCAACTATACGATGGTTTCGCATTGAAAACCAGCGCGGGCACCGAAACCGTGCGCTTCCCGCGCCACCTAGCTCAAGCCCTGATGGCAGCCGCGAAAGTGGGCAGCACCGTCACGATGACTGGCTTCCGTGATACTGACCCCGATGGCCACAGGTTACTACATTTGGTAAGCCTGACCGCCGGCAACCAGACCGTGCGCGACCAAAAACCCGTGCCACCTACCACTCCACCCGCTGAGCAAGCCGCCACTGTGCGTGGCACCGTGCGCAGCCTGAACCAAGACCCTCGGGGCCGCACCAGCGGTGTCGTGATCAGCGACGGCACCGTACTGCGCCTCCCTCCCGATGCCGCCGAGCAGCTAGCCGAAAAGCTGAAAGTGGGAGCCACAGTAGCTGCCACGGGAACGCTACACAGCACTCGGCCCGGCGAAGTAGCCGCCCGCCCAGTGCGGGTGGTGCGCGCAGAAACCATCACCCTCGATGGAGTACAGTTCTTAGTGCACTAA
- a CDS encoding pepsin/retropepsin-like aspartic protease family protein: protein MTITQRIACYWVLACWLWSSGKLAQASPLPVLHATARAVSIRDGAHFQQNVWQLDPTAQPDCYYPELPCKPHLVVFITDQDSLTIPVSYGKHYDFIIVLNQRDSCYTRIVATEQGISTYSTTYPHPRAVPDTLPFTLRGSRIYLTGLLNNTHPVSIQFDLGAGLSCINQVATSSAGVRFDGQTTLNNSDGMTTAPTSSANQLTIGRLTWNRVPLVQSRNMQRDEDLIIGNSLFQNKVVEIDYDRRRMLLYDTLPRLGAGYSRHALIYIQHRPLVQATVTLGGQPYTGWFLFDTGRDGTMVLRDDFFRQHPGSWPRLHTLLPMGRKHVVVVPQVQLGDQQFTDVVCPAFNPSGPDLGSSSLLGNELLSHFNVVLDNQNGYLYLRPNSLQQHAYTNWNTIKLWGLAGAVGLLSVLLGSIAFWRGRQRRLTLT from the coding sequence ATGACCATTACGCAACGTATTGCTTGCTATTGGGTACTTGCCTGTTGGCTGTGGAGCTCGGGAAAGCTAGCCCAAGCTAGCCCGTTGCCGGTACTGCACGCTACTGCGAGAGCAGTTTCTATCCGAGATGGTGCTCACTTTCAGCAAAATGTCTGGCAACTCGACCCAACGGCCCAGCCCGACTGCTACTACCCCGAGTTGCCATGTAAGCCTCATTTGGTGGTATTTATCACCGACCAAGATTCTCTGACTATCCCGGTCAGCTATGGCAAGCACTACGACTTTATTATTGTACTCAACCAGCGCGACAGTTGCTATACGCGCATTGTGGCCACGGAGCAGGGTATTTCGACCTACTCTACCACCTACCCGCACCCGCGAGCAGTGCCGGACACCTTGCCGTTTACCCTACGCGGCAGCCGTATTTATCTGACGGGTTTACTGAATAACACCCACCCGGTTAGCATCCAGTTCGACCTAGGTGCCGGCCTGAGTTGCATCAATCAAGTAGCGACCTCCAGTGCTGGCGTACGTTTCGATGGACAAACCACGCTTAACAATTCTGATGGGATGACGACGGCCCCAACCAGTAGCGCCAATCAACTTACTATTGGGCGTTTGACTTGGAACCGAGTCCCCTTGGTACAGTCCCGCAACATGCAGCGCGACGAAGATCTAATCATCGGCAACTCGCTGTTTCAGAACAAGGTCGTTGAGATTGACTATGATCGGCGGCGTATGCTCCTGTACGATACGCTGCCACGTTTGGGGGCTGGCTACTCACGCCACGCGCTTATCTATATTCAGCACCGGCCGCTGGTGCAAGCCACGGTCACCCTAGGGGGCCAGCCCTACACCGGCTGGTTTCTGTTCGATACCGGCCGGGACGGAACGATGGTGTTGCGCGATGATTTCTTTCGGCAGCATCCCGGCAGTTGGCCGCGGCTACACACCCTGCTTCCAATGGGTCGTAAGCACGTGGTAGTGGTACCGCAGGTGCAGCTTGGCGATCAACAATTCACTGATGTGGTCTGTCCGGCTTTCAATCCTAGCGGCCCAGACCTAGGTAGTTCTAGTTTGTTAGGCAACGAGTTGCTGAGCCATTTCAACGTGGTGCTGGACAACCAAAATGGCTACCTCTATTTGCGACCCAATAGTTTGCAGCAGCACGCCTATACCAATTGGAACACCATTAAACTTTGGGGATTGGCGGGCGCTGTTGGGCTCTTAAGCGTGTTGTTAGGCAGCATAGCCTTTTGGCGCGGGCGCCAACGTCGGCTGACGCTTACTTAG
- a CDS encoding HAMP domain-containing sensor histidine kinase: MRALRGLRTQLALAFACVFGAATLVAGFYQYQQVGRVLHQRDDQRLHSRATTLLDRVEVEPQPVVPLPSRGERLRVVVEHAGQPTRELFHSPGFAAPSTSVQNGWRVVEVQQLHTGETGATYRIRLWLAHSGAPLTADLGHVRQGLAWTLVGSLALAAVLATWLGGRVLRPLRRISEQARRIRTMPGTERLLEPDTGDEVQELAHTLNQMLDRLQVGAALQDNFLSAAAHELRTPLAVLQAGLAVTRQAPELPTTLQEPLDAQLRELHRLGRLVEDFLLVSRLRTDALPLSRHPVALDGLVVEAADRLLPQFQAAGRMLHLAIDEQVATYTVAADADKLTTVVLNLLDNALRHAPPGAAVQVRLGKEPTTGWGYAEVSNPLQQSLGDLSRLTTAHYQADVLSGGAGLGLWISNRIAELHGAPLVLQEADGYFTVRLRLPLLSKA, from the coding sequence ATGAGAGCGCTGCGCGGTTTGCGGACCCAGTTGGCGCTGGCATTTGCCTGCGTGTTTGGTGCTGCCACGCTAGTAGCTGGCTTCTACCAATACCAGCAAGTAGGTCGGGTGCTGCACCAGCGCGACGACCAGCGCCTCCACAGCCGGGCCACCACATTGCTAGACCGCGTGGAAGTAGAGCCGCAACCGGTGGTGCCACTCCCAAGTCGTGGAGAGCGGCTGCGCGTCGTAGTAGAACACGCTGGCCAGCCGACGCGGGAGTTGTTTCATTCGCCAGGCTTCGCAGCTCCTTCTACCAGCGTACAGAACGGCTGGCGCGTAGTGGAAGTGCAGCAGTTGCACACAGGTGAAACTGGCGCCACATACCGGATACGGCTCTGGCTGGCTCATTCTGGAGCGCCGCTAACTGCCGATTTGGGGCACGTCCGCCAAGGCCTAGCATGGACCTTAGTGGGCAGCCTCGCCCTAGCCGCAGTTTTGGCCACTTGGTTAGGCGGCCGGGTGCTACGACCTCTACGGCGCATCAGCGAGCAGGCCCGGCGCATCCGTACTATGCCGGGCACCGAACGCCTACTAGAGCCGGATACTGGAGACGAGGTGCAGGAACTTGCCCATACGCTGAACCAGATGCTCGACCGACTACAAGTTGGCGCTGCGCTGCAAGACAATTTCTTGTCCGCCGCCGCCCACGAACTACGCACCCCATTAGCAGTGCTCCAAGCTGGGCTAGCTGTAACGCGCCAGGCGCCGGAGCTACCAACTACCCTACAAGAGCCGCTCGATGCACAACTGCGCGAATTGCACCGCTTAGGCCGGTTGGTCGAGGATTTTCTACTGGTGAGCCGCTTGCGCACCGACGCGCTGCCTCTGAGCCGGCATCCGGTGGCGCTCGATGGGCTAGTTGTCGAGGCGGCCGACCGATTGCTGCCACAGTTCCAAGCGGCGGGCCGAATGCTACATCTAGCCATCGATGAGCAAGTAGCCACCTACACCGTAGCCGCCGACGCCGACAAGCTGACTACCGTGGTGCTGAACCTACTCGACAATGCCCTGCGGCATGCCCCGCCAGGCGCGGCGGTGCAAGTGCGTCTGGGGAAGGAACCTACTACAGGCTGGGGCTACGCGGAAGTGAGCAACCCCCTACAGCAATCGTTGGGCGACCTTTCCCGCCTCACTACAGCGCACTACCAAGCCGACGTACTCAGCGGTGGAGCTGGCTTAGGGCTATGGATTAGCAACCGCATTGCTGAGCTACACGGGGCGCCACTGGTGCTACAAGAAGCAGATGGGTACTTTACGGTCCGGCTGCGGCTACCTCTGTTATCCAAGGCGTAG
- a CDS encoding response regulator transcription factor: MRILVIEDEARLAGFVQQGLGQAGHVADVADNGATGLEMAAALPYDVILLDLMLPGQNGLDVLRNLREFGLATPVIIVSALSGTEHVIRGLDAGAVDYLRKPFAFEELLARLRTVQRQAHAPAGTTVLRLANLELDLVHRRVTRAGQVLSLTNREFALLELLLRSPNRVVTKTRIAEKVWEVDFDMGSNVIEVHISQLRRKLDRAFPDLPPLLETVVGHGYRLHDPAAAR; this comes from the coding sequence ATGCGAATTTTAGTAATTGAAGATGAAGCCCGGCTCGCCGGGTTTGTACAGCAGGGTTTGGGGCAGGCCGGTCACGTCGCTGACGTAGCCGACAATGGCGCGACGGGCCTGGAAATGGCTGCTGCTTTGCCCTATGATGTCATTCTACTCGACCTGATGTTACCTGGCCAAAACGGGCTCGACGTGCTGCGCAATCTCCGCGAGTTTGGGCTAGCGACACCGGTTATCATCGTCAGCGCGCTCAGCGGCACCGAGCACGTTATTCGGGGCCTCGACGCGGGCGCCGTAGACTACCTGCGCAAGCCCTTTGCTTTCGAGGAGCTGCTGGCTCGCCTACGCACGGTGCAACGCCAAGCCCATGCTCCTGCTGGTACTACCGTACTACGTTTGGCGAACCTAGAGCTAGATTTGGTGCACCGCCGCGTAACCCGCGCCGGGCAGGTGCTGAGCCTAACCAACCGAGAATTTGCCTTGCTGGAACTGCTGCTACGTTCCCCCAACCGTGTGGTGACCAAAACGCGCATCGCCGAAAAAGTGTGGGAAGTAGATTTTGACATGGGTTCTAATGTCATTGAAGTGCACATCTCCCAGTTGCGGCGCAAACTCGACCGGGCCTTTCCCGACCTGCCGCCGCTGCTCGAAACAGTCGTCGGGCATGGTTACCGGCTGCACGACCCAGCCGCTGCCCGATGA
- a CDS encoding RNA polymerase sigma factor, whose translation MSQQPPSFPTDQNLVNRVLAGNAVAFGEIVKRTEGLVTQLVFKMIRHPADRPDLVQDVYLKAFSHLASFQFQAKLSTWIGQIAYNTCLHYLEKKRLVLIDYTDPSPPEGSHTRDPTTWPADTPAVETLLASQDRADVLAAAIDQLSPLYRTLIGLYHQQELSYAEIAQITSLPDGTVKNYLFRARKQLKDIILRTYQRDEL comes from the coding sequence ATGAGTCAGCAGCCCCCGTCTTTTCCTACTGATCAGAACCTGGTGAACCGGGTGCTGGCTGGCAACGCGGTGGCGTTTGGCGAAATCGTAAAACGCACCGAAGGCCTGGTAACGCAGCTGGTTTTTAAGATGATCCGCCACCCCGCGGACCGCCCGGACCTTGTTCAAGATGTGTATCTGAAAGCGTTTAGCCACCTAGCTAGCTTTCAGTTTCAGGCCAAGCTCTCTACCTGGATTGGGCAGATTGCCTATAACACTTGCCTGCACTACCTAGAGAAAAAACGGCTGGTACTCATCGATTACACAGATCCATCGCCTCCCGAAGGGTCCCACACCCGCGACCCCACGACTTGGCCAGCTGATACTCCCGCGGTAGAGACATTGCTAGCCAGCCAAGACCGCGCCGACGTGCTAGCCGCGGCCATCGATCAACTCTCACCACTTTATCGCACCCTTATCGGCCTGTATCATCAGCAGGAGTTAAGCTACGCCGAAATAGCTCAGATAACCTCTCTGCCCGATGGCACGGTGAAAAACTACCTCTTCCGGGCGCGCAAACAACTTAAAGACATTATTCTGCGGACTTATCAACGCGACGAATTATGA
- the guaA gene encoding glutamine-hydrolyzing GMP synthase, with protein sequence MPQQILILDFGSQYTQLIARRIRELNVYCEIHPFTHAPALTEDIRGVVLSGSPCSVRDPESPNPDLSEYLGRVPVLGVCYGAQLLAHQNGGDVLPATIREYGRAHLTHINQHHPLLHGLTPGSQVWMSHGDTIKTLPEGFLTIAGTPDVQVAAYQIEGQPTFGIQFHPEVTHSTEGKLLMQNFVVNICGCDQDWTPEHFVDSMVASLQHTIGPDDQVILGLSGGVDSSVAALLLHRAIGPRLHGIFVDNGLLRKDEYEGVLEAYKVLGLNVRGVDASQEFYAALAGLTDPELKRKAIGRTFIEVFDREAHKVDGARWLAQGTIYPDVIESVSVKGPAVTIKSHHNVGGLPEKMNLKVVEPLRALFKDEVREVGDALGLPHNILHRHPFPGPGLAIRILGDITPERVHILQKADAIFIDGLREFGLYNEVWQAGVMLLPIHSVGVMGDERTYEQVVALRAVTSVDGMTADWAHLPYEFLAHISNKIINQVRGINRVVYDISSKPPATIEWE encoded by the coding sequence ATGCCACAACAAATTTTGATTCTTGATTTCGGCTCCCAGTACACACAGCTCATTGCCCGGCGCATTCGTGAGCTAAATGTTTACTGCGAGATTCATCCCTTCACGCACGCCCCGGCCCTCACTGAGGATATCCGGGGCGTGGTGCTTTCGGGCTCCCCGTGTTCGGTGCGCGACCCTGAATCGCCGAACCCCGATTTAAGCGAATACCTAGGTCGAGTGCCGGTGCTGGGTGTGTGCTACGGCGCGCAGCTACTCGCCCACCAGAACGGTGGCGACGTGCTGCCAGCCACTATTCGCGAATATGGCCGCGCCCACCTCACGCACATCAATCAGCACCATCCGCTGCTGCATGGTCTCACCCCTGGCTCGCAGGTTTGGATGTCGCACGGCGACACGATTAAGACGTTGCCGGAAGGCTTCCTGACCATTGCTGGCACGCCTGATGTGCAGGTAGCCGCTTACCAAATCGAAGGTCAGCCCACTTTCGGCATCCAGTTTCACCCCGAGGTAACCCATTCCACGGAGGGCAAGTTGCTGATGCAGAACTTTGTGGTAAACATTTGCGGCTGCGACCAAGATTGGACGCCGGAGCACTTCGTGGATTCGATGGTGGCCTCGCTGCAACATACCATCGGCCCCGATGACCAGGTGATCCTAGGTCTTTCCGGCGGCGTCGACTCCAGCGTGGCGGCGCTACTGCTGCACCGCGCTATCGGACCCCGTTTGCACGGTATCTTCGTCGACAACGGCTTGTTGCGCAAAGACGAGTACGAAGGAGTATTAGAAGCCTACAAGGTGCTTGGCTTGAATGTGCGCGGCGTGGATGCTTCGCAGGAGTTCTATGCCGCCTTGGCTGGCCTCACCGACCCTGAGCTGAAGCGCAAAGCCATTGGCCGCACCTTTATTGAGGTATTCGACCGGGAAGCGCACAAAGTAGATGGCGCGCGGTGGCTCGCTCAAGGCACCATTTACCCCGACGTGATTGAGTCGGTATCGGTGAAAGGCCCGGCCGTAACCATCAAGAGTCACCACAACGTGGGTGGCTTACCCGAGAAGATGAATTTGAAGGTGGTTGAGCCCCTGCGGGCTTTGTTTAAAGATGAAGTGCGCGAAGTGGGCGATGCCCTCGGTTTGCCGCACAACATCTTGCACCGCCACCCCTTTCCAGGCCCGGGCCTAGCTATCCGCATCCTAGGCGATATCACGCCGGAGCGGGTGCACATTCTGCAAAAAGCTGACGCCATTTTCATCGACGGCTTGCGCGAGTTTGGCCTTTATAATGAGGTGTGGCAAGCAGGCGTGATGCTGCTGCCCATCCATAGCGTGGGCGTGATGGGCGACGAGCGCACCTACGAGCAAGTAGTTGCCTTGCGCGCCGTAACTAGCGTGGACGGAATGACGGCCGATTGGGCTCACCTTCCCTACGAGTTTCTGGCACACATTTCCAACAAAATCATCAACCAAGTACGCGGCATCAACCGCGTGGTGTACGACATCAGCTCGAAGCCACCTGCTACCATTGAATGGGAGTAA
- the dnaN gene encoding DNA polymerase III subunit beta, producing the protein MSTLVANSAKFLVSGAALLRVAQHAQLVAPKNQAMIPVLERLLLAITPYSTAHGDGHSLTFTGSDLENRFTSRALPIEYQGSEAASLCVPGLQLIDLLKNLPDQPLSVLLDETDKHPYVEIKAVPNALDLIPGYQARACYELSGEPGGDYTAPIPLGEVKTHITLAGHVLLAALGATHPITSRDELRPAMTGILVQVNEASIAFVATDGHRLVRFSKVDEHVLDGKVRQFIIPRRAAELLLKLVSSRENVELSVGASQLLVKMDCGELQIRLIDERFPDYENVIPLDNPNRFVAHRAELLAAVRRCGLFCSRSLYQVKLKLDKASCELEAENREEISKATESAPGTYEGKPLTIGFNANFLRYFLEKMPCQSVRFSMSTDSRAAILTSADGEDGLLCLLMPVKINDYNAPY; encoded by the coding sequence ATGTCTACTCTAGTTGCTAATTCCGCTAAGTTCTTGGTTTCTGGTGCCGCCTTGTTGCGCGTTGCCCAGCATGCTCAACTCGTAGCGCCTAAGAACCAAGCTATGATTCCAGTGCTTGAGCGCCTGCTACTCGCTATCACTCCTTATAGCACTGCCCACGGCGACGGCCACAGCCTAACCTTTACCGGCTCAGACCTAGAAAACCGTTTCACCTCGCGTGCCCTACCAATCGAATACCAAGGTTCGGAAGCGGCTAGCTTGTGTGTGCCAGGCCTTCAGCTCATTGATCTGCTGAAGAACCTGCCCGATCAACCATTGTCGGTCCTTCTGGATGAAACAGACAAGCACCCTTACGTTGAGATTAAGGCTGTTCCTAATGCGCTTGACCTCATTCCTGGCTACCAAGCACGGGCTTGCTATGAGTTGAGTGGCGAACCAGGCGGCGACTATACTGCCCCTATTCCGCTAGGGGAAGTAAAAACCCACATCACACTCGCCGGGCACGTGCTGTTGGCTGCCCTTGGCGCAACACACCCCATTACTAGCCGCGACGAGTTGCGGCCCGCCATGACGGGTATACTCGTGCAGGTCAATGAGGCTAGCATTGCCTTTGTTGCTACCGATGGCCACCGTCTAGTACGCTTTAGCAAAGTGGATGAGCACGTGCTAGATGGCAAAGTGCGGCAGTTTATCATACCACGCCGCGCTGCTGAGCTATTGCTAAAGCTGGTAAGCTCGCGGGAGAATGTCGAGCTATCCGTGGGCGCCTCGCAACTACTCGTTAAAATGGATTGTGGCGAGCTGCAGATACGCCTCATTGATGAGCGTTTCCCCGATTACGAGAACGTTATTCCGCTGGACAACCCAAATAGGTTCGTCGCCCATCGTGCTGAATTACTAGCTGCTGTGCGTCGCTGCGGCTTGTTCTGCTCACGTAGCCTGTACCAAGTGAAGCTTAAGCTAGACAAGGCGTCCTGTGAGTTAGAAGCAGAGAACCGAGAAGAAATCAGCAAGGCCACGGAATCAGCGCCAGGCACCTACGAGGGCAAGCCGTTAACGATTGGCTTCAACGCCAACTTCCTGCGCTACTTCTTGGAAAAGATGCCCTGCCAGAGCGTGCGCTTCAGCATGAGCACCGACAGCCGCGCGGCCATCCTGACTTCAGCCGATGGCGAGGATGGCCTGCTGTGCCTGCTGATGCCAGTAAAGATCAACGACTACAACGCGCCTTACTAA
- a CDS encoding helix-turn-helix transcriptional regulator — protein MEDTINTRLLFLRKHLDMNVSEFAKHIGIDRSRYAKIETGSNKPALDAVEAITSRMPDLSLDWLVNGRGPVYRDGRALKDSDVRYISAVKNDLPGFTTHGPMPNDVDINGAIKERGLSSLPKDPSPAQPAMQVVGETEMEKQLKEENRVLREQIKLLNDILRTGGDLSKLGPFNSGDQDAAGPLRVSYRKTA, from the coding sequence ATGGAAGACACAATCAACACGCGCTTGCTATTTTTACGCAAGCACTTGGATATGAATGTCAGTGAATTTGCCAAGCATATAGGCATAGATCGCAGCCGTTATGCCAAAATAGAGACAGGCTCTAATAAGCCGGCGCTTGATGCTGTTGAGGCAATTACTTCACGCATGCCTGATTTAAGCTTGGATTGGCTCGTTAATGGCCGTGGCCCTGTTTATCGCGACGGCAGGGCTCTTAAGGATTCAGATGTTCGTTATATATCTGCCGTAAAAAACGATTTACCAGGCTTTACCACTCACGGGCCTATGCCTAATGATGTGGATATAAATGGCGCAATAAAAGAAAGAGGCTTGTCCTCACTTCCTAAAGACCCTTCACCCGCACAGCCAGCCATGCAGGTAGTAGGTGAAACCGAAATGGAGAAGCAGCTTAAAGAAGAGAACCGAGTACTACGGGAGCAGATTAAACTCCTGAATGACATCTTGCGAACCGGAGGCGACCTGAGCAAACTAGGGCCTTTTAATTCGGGTGACCAAGATGCAGCCGGACCCCTTCGCGTCTCCTATCGGAAGACGGCTTAG
- a CDS encoding Rha family transcriptional regulator yields MLELANQNTPDRMSSREVAELIGKNHADVMRDIRNMQSSLTKANLLSCVESATYLGTDNRPYPMYNMDKDTTICLMTGYDVAARMKVIQRWQALEASRAPQSTAEVILMLAQQNVANEKRMIALEQGQAEIKAQLTTRNEEYYTVAGYAALVHKVVNLRVAATLGRKAAKLSKEKGLTVGTTHDPRFGKVGTYHQSVLAEVL; encoded by the coding sequence ATGCTTGAGCTAGCCAACCAGAACACGCCCGACCGTATGAGCAGCCGCGAAGTAGCGGAGCTAATCGGTAAGAATCACGCCGATGTTATGCGTGACATTCGCAATATGCAGTCGAGTTTGACGAAAGCAAATTTGCTTTCGTGCGTAGAATCAGCCACTTATCTAGGAACTGATAACCGGCCCTATCCGATGTACAACATGGATAAGGATACAACTATCTGCCTAATGACTGGCTACGACGTGGCAGCCCGCATGAAAGTGATCCAACGCTGGCAGGCACTAGAGGCAAGCAGAGCACCGCAGAGCACCGCAGAAGTAATCTTAATGCTAGCTCAACAGAACGTAGCGAATGAGAAGCGCATGATAGCTCTGGAGCAAGGGCAGGCCGAGATAAAAGCTCAGCTAACTACCCGCAATGAAGAGTATTACACAGTCGCTGGCTATGCTGCTCTTGTTCATAAAGTGGTGAACTTACGTGTTGCAGCAACTTTGGGCCGTAAAGCTGCTAAGCTCAGCAAAGAGAAAGGCCTAACCGTTGGAACTACGCATGATCCGCGCTTTGGCAAGGTTGGCACTTACCATCAATCCGTGTTAGCCGAGGTGTTATAA